The nucleotide window CTGCTCGTTGTCGACGCGACGACACCACTCGTAGAACCGCTCGCTGTCGTGCCGGTCGTCCGCGTAGGCGTCGAAGAGGTGCTCGAGTGCCGGGATCACGGCGTCAGCGGGAACGGCGTGTTCGATCCAGTCGAGGAACTCGTTGTCCACACCGAGCGAGCCGCCGAGACCGACGTCCATCCCTTCGACTAGGTCGTCTCCCTCGTCGTTTGGCCCGTCCGTGTCTTCCAGTTTGACGGTCTCGCCGCGGAAGCCGATATCCGCGATCTGTGGCTGGGCGCACGACGCCGAGCAGCCGGACATGTGCATTCGGATGGCCTCGATGTCGTCGGGGACGTCGATGCGCTCGTCGAGTTCACGGGCCCAGCGTTTGGTGCGCTTTTTCGTCTCGATGATGGCGTAGTTACAGAACTCGCTGCCGGTACAGCCGACAGCACCGCGGGCGAACGCGCCGGGGTCGGGCTGGTAATCCGCGGCGAACGGCTCCTCGAGGAGGTCCGCGACGTTCTCCGCGGGGATGTGGGAAATGAGGAAGTTCTGGTCGGTCGCCAGTCGGATGGAGGCATCCTCGGTACCGTACCGCTTCGCGGCGTGGGCCGCTTGCGCGAACTCGTCGCCACCCATGCGACCGGCGATCACGTTGAAGCCGACGTACTGGAGCCCGTCTTGCTTCTGGTCGTGGACGCCGACGTGGTCGCCCTGGTAACCGACCGTGAGGTGCTGGCCGCTCTCGGGGAGGTTGACGGTGCAGCGATCGCGGACCGCCGCTTCGAACGTTTCGGGGCCGAGTTGCTCGACGAGATACCGCATACGACAGACGCCGCGATTGGTGCGATCGCCGAGTTCCTTAAACGTCTGGGCGACGGCGCGGGTGAACTCGACGGCATCCTCCGGCGGGACGAAGACGTCGAGTTCCGAGCCCATGCGCGGGCCGTCCGAGAGGCCGCCGCCGACGCGGGCGTGGAAACCGTAGAGATAGCTGCCGCCGATCTCTTTTTTGGCTGGCACAAGGCCGACGTCGTTGATCTGGGACTGGGCGCAGTCGTGGGCGCAGCCCGTGATCGTGAGCTTGAATTTCCGCGGGAGGTTGGCGTACTCGCGGTTTCCGGTGAAGAACTCGGAGACGGCCTCGACGACCGGCTGGGCGTCGAAGCACTCGTGATCGTCAAGGCCGGCGGCGGGACAGCCGAGGACGTTCCGGGCCGAATCGCCACAGCCCTGGACCGTCGTCAGGCCGACCTCGTCGTAGCGCTCCCACATCACGGGCACGTCCTC belongs to Natronorubrum aibiense and includes:
- a CDS encoding nitrite/sulfite reductase, whose amino-acid sequence is MNAVERHKQEKHPLDVIDDVYDYAAADLSFEEIEARAGDGEWERLKWAGMYAQKQEGYFMIRTKVPGGKLTPEQAEVIGEVTDELAAAPEKYGGEAQNELWGDAYLDITTRQDIQKHWIRIEDVPVMWERYDEVGLTTVQGCGDSARNVLGCPAAGLDDHECFDAQPVVEAVSEFFTGNREYANLPRKFKLTITGCAHDCAQSQINDVGLVPAKKEIGGSYLYGFHARVGGGLSDGPRMGSELDVFVPPEDAVEFTRAVAQTFKELGDRTNRGVCRMRYLVEQLGPETFEAAVRDRCTVNLPESGQHLTVGYQGDHVGVHDQKQDGLQYVGFNVIAGRMGGDEFAQAAHAAKRYGTEDASIRLATDQNFLISHIPAENVADLLEEPFAADYQPDPGAFARGAVGCTGSEFCNYAIIETKKRTKRWARELDERIDVPDDIEAIRMHMSGCSASCAQPQIADIGFRGETVKLEDTDGPNDEGDDLVEGMDVGLGGSLGVDNEFLDWIEHAVPADAVIPALEHLFDAYADDRHDSERFYEWCRRVDNEQLRTIMQDADAPVTRGVAHGD